In the genome of Capsicum annuum cultivar UCD-10X-F1 unplaced genomic scaffold, UCD10Xv1.1 ctg55406, whole genome shotgun sequence, the window AGAGAGAACCTTTTATAATGGAATAGTATTTTCGCGTTCATCACCATGATTGGTGGATACAATCATGGAGTCAATAATTAATTATGTGGCCATAGAAGTTTACAAACCCTGTCCATTTGATCCGCATCTTCTGATTCTTATGAAATCTCTCTCACTGGACTAGATAACTGGCCAATAATTTTTTGAGgctaatgatgatgatttgggagaTAAGTTGGTGCCGAAATGGTTGGCCACCCTCTCTGCGATGCCTTTTTCGTTTCCATTTGAGAGGTTATCTATTTgccttttttcattttcattgtcCTGATTCCATTTATTTGATTATAAATGGGCTCGCTGTTAAACTTTTGCTTAGGGTCTTTGTTTCCTTTTtgattgtagttttttttttaatttgcctAATTGATTTGTGTAATCTAATTTCATCTTTATAGGTTTGAACGATATGAGTGGCATTTTTACGAACATGTGAGCCGCATAAAGAAAATTTACCTAGGTTGTTATTTGAAGTTGTTTGGTTTGTACTGAAACATTGGAAATAAATAGTTGTTGACATATTGGGCTAATGAACTTTTGACTTTAGTGGTGTAAGATTTGCTACAAATTAGTGTAGATAGAAGGGAAGGTGTACGAATAcaagttaattttttaaatgacGTGCTTCAGCTAGCTTGGATAAGACATGCAGATAAAGTGTGAAAGCCTATGAATATCCTGTGGAATGCTGCAATAAAAGCTTTATTAcctgattgttttttttttaggaaaaccTCTAGCAAAAGCACGTTTGTAAAAAGGGAACCTCTGTTTGTTGAAGTTAGGAATGTCAGAGTTGTTGTGAGATCTAATTTGGTTACTCATAGAGGACCTACTATGGTTAGTAATACACTTCATGCTGCTGCTATTTTGCTTAAGGATGGAAGTGAGGTATGACAAAAAGTTATCTCAGTGTTCCCATTCACGAATAAAGTTGAGACTGTAGTAGGATCAGTTTTCTGAGTTTTAGGATCATATTCTTCAATTTAAAATGAGTAATGAAACACGCAACATACCTGGTGTAATTCCACAAGTGGAGTCTGCGGAGTGTAGAGTGTACATAGATTGTAATAGTTGGGGTTACATGTGTCTCTGCTTACAAAGGGATTGCTAATGTCTTCATTAGACAAGTAACTGAAGTTTAATATACCTTCTTTAGCACGGaagatcaataataataataaccaaacACCGGATCAATGGAGGAAAGCTACTAATGAGTACTCTCCAGCTTATAATGTGCAAATGAAGTGTACAACTGTCAGCTGGATTTTCTCTTATAAGTGTTCCTGGTTTTAGAGTTGTGGCGTTACCTGTTTCGAGGCAGTTCGCCAGCAACACAAAATGGTATGCAGTTGAAAACTGTTTTTGTTTTTTATGTATCTTTGCCCTTTTCTATATGTTTGCTACTGAGTTATCTTTTCCTGAACTAGGACCATTTGTTTAATATTCCAATTAACTTCCATTTGTTGAGATTTTTGCTTTTCAGATTGAATAAATGTGGTATGTCTTAAGAATGGATTAGGGTCTAATCAATATAGAGGTTCATATTCGTCAGGGGAATGGACCGGTGGTTTGGTTATATGTACTTGGTTAATCTTGCTCTGATGAGCTATCTTTTGGGGTTTAGTTAGAGTCTCGCATTGATTGGTGATCTATTGGTGATTTGCTTATATGTACTTGGGCGATCCTCCTTTTCATAAGCTAGCTTTTAGGGTTGAGTTGGGCGCAGGTGTCATATCTTTACATCACTTGTTTGCTTAAGTTTAAGTTTCCATGTTAGTTTTAAACTGAATTTGATCAATTGTTGAAAGTGACAATTACAACTTCCATCAGAAAGACCTAAAAGATTAGTGTGGAGTGTGGACTGGCATTGGGAAGAAAAAGGTAGGCAAACATGTACGTATTACCAAATGGACAATCTGCCCCAAACTTACATTTGCAAACAAGCCTCTTATCTACAGACTACAGCTCAATTTAATAGTTGCAAACACCTAAGCAATCTAACTTCTATAGCAGCTCTAAAATggagattttaccttatgtttaaTGATTGTTTGATCAGATGTTCTCTGTTGGCCCTTCAAAGTTCTGGCATTCCTTTCAAGCCAAACAAGATAAACACATCTTGATAGAACCATCCTATAGAATTCCTGCCTTGCAGATTTTCCTTTTGCATGAGTAACCGTCCAAGCTACTTTAGTCTTGCCAACCCTCAACACTCTTACTTTTACATTGTTCATAAGCTGCGTTGCTCAAATGTGTGAGGGAGAAGAAATGAAATTCTGTTTCCTTCGCGCATATTTTTAGATTAGCAAATTTCCTTTGTGCATGTGACTTTTCTTTGCCTGAAACTTTGCACATTAATTTTCCTTCCTCAAGATATATAAGATATAATTGATACTGACCTTGTTAacttcaaacaaatatttacaattttcaataataatattaaagagGATGGTACTgtaatgaacaacaacaacaaacccagtgaattcccacctagtggggtctggggaaaacaaatatttacaattttCAATAATAATCTTAAAGAGGATGGTACTgtaatgaacaacaacaacaacaacaacaaacccagtgaattcccaccaagtggggtctggggagggtaaaatgtacgcaatccatatcGTTACTTCCGAAAAAGTAGAGAgtctgttttcgatagacccccggctcaaaaaGTAGGATGGTACTGTAATGACTGTTCAATAAACTTGATAGGAAGTAGGTAGTCTGTTTTCACTTTCAACTAACTTTATATTCCATTTCTTTtgctagctttatttttatttcacaaCACAGATGACAATAAACCAAAAGCCTTCGGTCCAAACTTGTTTTTCCCAAAAAAGAAAGCGCACCTGCTCAGCAGAAAGAGCTTCTAAAATCAATCTGAGGCGACATGACCGATATACACAGTTGTCGCCTGACAAAAAAGAGCAGCTTTTATTGCAGTGACGCAAACAAAAACTTCAATCAATAAATACATGTCTGCCGGCTACACTCACTGATGAAGCATTGTGCCATCAGATAAATGTTAAATCAGCTAGACAGACAACTCTAACAATACGAGAGTCATCTTTGTTACCCAAGAAGGTTGGATACCTTCGAAAATCGGTAATCTAAGTATTACATTGTTTATGATTTTTGTAACATATACATTGTTAATATTGAATGTGATgtttttcctacaacaacaaaTACATCCAACACCAACAATACAACAACATGCtttaacaaaggaaaaaatataatcgAATACTTCTCTGTCTTTGAAACTGGTACGTAattattaaaatatctttttgcATTTTATCCACCAAAAGTATATGTCATATTAAGCTGATTACTCATTAGGTTCAACATCAAATCCTTCCGCTAAACGAAATATTGTTGGATTACCTAAAGAAACAGTTCTAACAATACGAGAGTCGTCTTCTATTGCCAAAAAAGGTTAGATATCCCATAAACCTATAATTTgagtattatgttatatataattttacatgCATACAAATTGTTAATGTTGACTATGATTTTCATCCTTCAACAACTGATGCATCTCGCACAAAGAGTTCAACGGCAACGAAAGGCTTtgataaaggaaaaattacagcTGGTCACTTCTCTGTATTTGAAATTTGTTCGTAATCATTAAAATATTATCCAATTTTAATTTACCAAAGTAGATCTCATACTAATTGAATTGACTATCCATTAGGTTCAACATCAAATGCTTCTACTGAACGAAATCATTCGATCATATCAGCTGTCCCAAAAAAGGTATGTCTTCTTCCAATATTTTGCTTGTGCCTACAATTGTTGCGTGAAAAATGATATGATAAATTGTTGTAATTTATATACATAGGTTGTAGATCAAAAATAGTAGGCTGTTGGAATTTTGAACAATTGCCCAATAATGCAGACATTTTAAAAGCAACACCAAAACTGTAAACATTGCCGAGCAAAAAAATTTGAATATGAACCTCCAGGATTTTGTTGTAGTAATGGTTCAGTTAAGTTAACATCGCATCAAATGCCTAATGAATTATTAAATCTTTACTTAGGTGATTCTGAAGAATTTGAACATTTGGTACTTACCTCATAATCTATAATAATATGTTTGCATTCACCTCACCTGGAGTCAATTATGACAGAGTGTTGGCTAAAAGAAATGATGGCATTTACACTTTCAAAGTACAAGGGCAAATGTATCACTTCATAAATGATTTGATTCCTTCAAATGGACAACTAAGAAATCTGCAACTGTATTTTTATAACgataacactgagatactgaatcgaATGGCTTCTTCAAGTATGCTTAAACGAATAGTTATTGAGAAATTGATGAACATTTTAAAGATAAATCCTTATTATATTTTTCTGAAATCTCTTCTTCATATTCCTGAATTATCAAACTTTTATATCGCATTGAGATGTGGATCTGGTTTAGATCAGCGAGTATATAACCTACCGAGTGTATCTGAAGTGGCAGGATTTTGGCTAGACGAAGAAATGCATGATAATAATTTTGCACCCCATATCTGAATTTATACTTATAGTAACAAGAGCCAAATAGTTAATTACTATTATGGTTGTTATGATCCTTTGCAAtatccttgtcttgagccgggggtctatcggaaacaaccttggTACTTCCTCGGgagtagtggtatggattgcgtacattttaccctccccagacctcactatgtaggaatacactgggtttgttgttgttgttgttgtggacaAAATGGATGGCATTGCGGAATTCAAAAGGTTATACTTCctgaaaataaattaacaaaaagaaaaaaaccttACTATGAAAATGAGCACCTTCCAAGCTTAGCTAACATGTGTTCAATTGATGGGCTACTTGATATGGAAGCCGAAGttttacaaaaagaaaataaaaaaaaaaattgtttcttgtCGTGAATACTATTGTTATAAACTTAAAATGCgagatgatgaagaaaatgaagtttTACACGCAGGTAGATTATTTCAACAATACTCAGTTGATGAATTTTTAAAGGTTGAAACTCAAAAATTagattttgcatgttttaatcaaaatttattcCGAATTGATATGTTACAAAGACTTTTTGATATATTAAGACTTGGTGAAAGAGAAgctttaaaaatagaaaaaaaaaagatttctccCTGCAAGTTTTACTTGCGGTCCAATAGATATGCGTCGTCGTTACATGAATGCTATTGCGTTAGTTCAAGATTTTGGAAAACCTGATATATTCCTTACTATGACTTGCAATCCCTCTTGGTCAGAAATAAAAGAACATCTACTGTCAATAGATGAAGCTCAAAATAGGCCTGATTTGATTAGTTGTGTGTTCAAAGCAAAGGTGGAAGAAATGAAGGCAGATATACTAAAACGACACATATTTGGAAAAGTTGCAGCTTTTATGTATACTATAGAATTTCAAAAACGAGATCTTCCACATGCTCATTTTCTTATTATACTTACTGATGATTATAAATTACTAACACCTGAAGCGTATGACAAATTTGTTTCTGCTGAACTACCTGATCCTGATGCTTATCCTTGCTTATATGAACTTGTTATTAAACATATGATGCATGGCCCCTGCGGTCATTTAAATCCCACAAATTC includes:
- the LOC124893197 gene encoding uncharacterized protein LOC124893197 isoform X2 codes for the protein MMMIWEISWCRNGWPPSLRCLFRFHLRELWRYLFRGSSPATQNGSTSNPSAKRNIVGLPKETVLTIRESSSIAKKGSTSNASTERNHSIISAVPKKIPLRRERLVAGGSYARIPLLK
- the LOC124893197 gene encoding uncharacterized protein LOC124893197 isoform X4 is translated as MMMIWEISWCRNGWPPSLRCLFRFHLRELWRYLFRGSSPATQNGSTSNPSAKRNIVGLPKETVLTIRESSSIAKKGSTSNASTERNHSIISAVPKKSVG
- the LOC124893197 gene encoding uncharacterized protein LOC124893197 isoform X1; its protein translation is MLYIILHAYKLLMLTMIFILQQLMHLAQRVQRQRKALIKEKLQLVTSLYLKFVQHQMLLLNEIIRSYQLSQKRVLAKRNDGIYTFKVQGQMYHFINDLIPSNGQLRNLQLYFYNDNTEILNRMASSSMLKRIVIEKLMNILKINPYYIFLKSLLHIPELSNFYIALRCGSGLDQRVYNLPSVSEVAGFWLDEEMHDNNFAPHI
- the LOC124893197 gene encoding uncharacterized protein LOC124893197 isoform X5, which translates into the protein MMMIWEISWCRNGWPPSLRCLFRFHLRELWRYLFRGSSPATQNGSTSNPSAKRNIVGLPKETVLTIRESSSIAKKGSTSNASTERNHSIISAVPKKK
- the LOC124893197 gene encoding uncharacterized protein LOC124893197 isoform X3, whose amino-acid sequence is MMMIWEISWCRNGWPPSLRCLFRFHLRGSTSNPSAKRNIVGLPKETVLTIRESSSIAKKGSTSNASTERNHSIISAVPKKIPLRRERLVAGGSYARIPLLK